From the Musa acuminata AAA Group cultivar baxijiao chromosome BXJ3-7, Cavendish_Baxijiao_AAA, whole genome shotgun sequence genome, one window contains:
- the LOC135642969 gene encoding monoterpene synthase 8, chloroplastic-like has protein sequence MVSIWWTDIGLAKRLPFLVENYLWTVGWAFEPQFWSYREIQTKANCFVTMIDDVYEVYGTLDELELFTDAVDINAIDKFPEYMKMCLLAVFNTANDAAHRITKEKNLDILPYPKRAETYHRFLDHLTTSIT, from the exons ATGGTTAGTATATGGTGGACCGATATCGGCCTTGCAAAGAGGCTGCCATTCTTGGTGGAGAACTATCTCTGGACCGTCGGCTGGGCTTTTGAACCACAATTTTGGAGTTACAGGGAGATCCAAACAAAGGCAAACTGCTTTGTAACGATGATCGACGATGTTTATGAGGTCTATGGTACCTTGGACGAACTCGAACTCTTCACTGATGCT GTGGACATTAATGCGATCGACAAGTTCCCGGAGTACATGAAGATGTGTTTGCTAGCAGTCTTCAACACTGCAAATGATGCAGCTCATAGAATCACGAAAGAGAAGAACTTGGACATATTACCCTACCCAAAGAGAGCAGAAACATACCATCGCTTTCTTGATCATCTTACTACGTCAATCACCTGA
- the LOC103993029 gene encoding monoterpene synthase 8, chloroplastic-like, giving the protein MAVNHASLHASDAAGNLFYGDQPITNQPYGLMTTYSHSQMEEQNATRISNLEKEVVKLIQEEKKLEDQLHLIDHLQQLGVAYHFKDDIKDVLGSIHGSLEDTSMLLKDNLHATALLFRLLRENGFDVYEDMFSRFKDEKGHLKTCLQLQTKGMLSLYEASYLGMEGEFVLIEAMDFTTKHLKKLMEEGSLEPRFREHVAHALELPLNWRMERIHTRWFIETYQSEATMNPLLLELAKLDFNLIQSMHKRELKEVSRWWTDLGLAQRLPFSRDRLMENYLWTVGWAFEPQFWSFREMQTKLVSLISVIDDVYDVYGTLDELELFTNVVDRWDVNAIDKLPGYMKLCFLVVFNMASDAGYRVMKEKGLDIIPYLKRAWADVCKSYLVEARWYHHGSTPKLGEYLDNAWTSVSSPLLLTHAYCMSEDLTAEALPNICKYQDFVRRSSMLYRLYNDLATSKAEVSRGDAPKSIQCYKHEKSVSEDVAREKLRELIRVNWRALNGDRTSSSPLEEYLKRVAINIPRMAQFLYEHGDGYGTPDGETKNQIVLLFIQPIEL; this is encoded by the exons ATGGCCGTCAACCATGCCTCCCTCCACGCATCAGATGCAGCGGGCAACCTCTTTTACGGAGATCAGCCAATTACCAACCAACCTTATGGACTGATGACTACATACAGTCACTCACAA ATGGAGGAGCAGAATGCTACAAGGATAAGTAACTTGGAGAAGGAAGTTGTGAAACTGATacaggaggagaagaaacttgagGACCAGCTTCACCTAATCGATCACCTACAGCAGCTTGGTGTGGCATATCACTTTAAAGATGATATTAAGGATGTTTTAGGGAGCATTCATGGATCCCTGGAAGACACAAGCATGCTGCTGAAGGACAATCTCCATGCAACAGCACTTCTCTTCAGGCTTCTCAGAGAAAATGGTTTCGATGTTTATGAAG ATATGTTCAGCAGATTCAAAGATGAGAAGGGCCACCTCAAAACTTGCCTCCAGCTTCAGACTAAAGGAATGCTGAGCTTATATGAAGCTTCCTACCTTGGAATGGAAGGGGAGTTTGTACTGATCGAAGCCATGGACTTCACGACAAAGCACCTCAAGAAGCTCATGGAAGAGGGATCACTTGAGCCTCGTTTCAGGGAACATGTGGCCCACGCGTTGGAGCTTCCACTGAATTGGAGGATGGAAAGGATACACACCAGGTGGTTCATAGAAACATACCAAAGTGAAGCCACCATGAACCCTCTTCTACTTGAATTGGCTAAGCTGGACTTCAATCTGATCCAGAGCATGCATAAGAGAGAACTCAAAGAAGTGTCGAG ATGGTGGACCGATCTCGGTCTTGCACAGAGGTTGCCATTCTCCAGAGACAGGTTGATGGAGAACTACTTGTGGACAGTTGGTTGGGCCTTTGAACCACAATTTTGGAGCTTTAGGGAGATGCAAACGAAGCTAGTTAGCTTAATATCTGTTATCGACGATGTTTACGATGTCTATGGTACCTTGGACGAACTCGAGCTTTTCACTAATGTTGTTGATAG ATGGGACGTAAATGCAATCGACAAGCTTCCAGGGTACATGAAGTTGTGTTTTCTTGTAGTCTTCAACATGGCAAGCGATGCAGGATATAGAGTCATGAAGGAGAAAGGCTTGGACATAATACCCTACCTTAAGAGAGCC TGGGCAGATGTTTGCAAATCATACTTGGTGGAAGCGAGGTGGTACCACCATGGAAGTACACCCAAGCTTGGTGAGTATCTGGACAACGCATGGACATCGGTATCAAGCCCTTTGCTTCTGACTCATGCTTATTGCATGAGCGAAGATTTAACTGCAGAGGCATTACCAAACATCTGCAAATACCAAGATTTTGTGCGACGATCGTCCATGCTTTATAGGCTTTACAATGATTTGGCCACCTCGAAG GCTGAGGTCTCGAGAGGCGATGCGCCGAAATCTATCCAGTGCTACAAGCATGAGAAAAGCGTGTCAGAGGATGTAGCACGTGAGAAGTTGAGAGAATTGATCAGGGTCAATTGGAGAGCACTAAATGGAGATCGTACTTCGTCTTCTCCACTGGAAGAATACTTGAAGAGGGTGGCAATTAACATCCCTCGTATGGCCCAATTCCTGTACGAACATGGAGATGGATACGGCACTCCGGATGGAGAAACCAAGAATCAAATCGTGTTATTGTTCATCCAACCTATCGAGCTCTAG
- the LOC135642968 gene encoding monoterpene synthase 7, chloroplastic-like, giving the protein MNVAAKDMFRRFKDEKGHFKACLQHQTKGMLSLYEASYLEKEGELVLSQATDFTTKHLKKLVEQGSLEPPLGEQVAYALELPLHWRMHRLHTRWFIYAYQRDATMNPLLLELAKLDFNMVQGIYKRELSEASRWWTDIGLANRLPFFRDRLPIGEH; this is encoded by the exons ATGAACGTTGCGGCCAAAGATATGTTCCGCAGATTCAAAGATGAGAAGGGCCACTTCAAAGCTTGCCTCCAGCATCAGACAAAAGGAATGCTGAGCTTGTACGAGGCTTCCTACCTTGAAAAGGAAGGGGAGCTTGTCCTGAGCCAAGCTACGGACTTCACGACTAAGCACCTCAAGAAGCTCGTGGAACAGGGATCACTGGAGCCTCCTCTCGGAGAGCAGGTGGCCTATGCCTTGGAGCTTCCACTGCATTGGCGGATGCATAGGTTACACACCAGGTGGTTCATATATGCGTACCAGAGGGATGCCACCATGAACCCTCTGCTACTTGAATTGGCTAAGCTGGACTTCAACATGGTTCAGGGCATATATAAGAGAGAACTCAGTGAAGCCTCAAG ATGGTGGACCGATATCGGCCTTGCAAACAGGCTGCCATTCTTCAGAGACAGATTGCCAATTGGCGAGCACTAA
- the LOC135643266 gene encoding monoterpene synthase 7, chloroplastic-like: MSLHLLPIVCATSFPCSSLSTFRRIASFQHHGNHRCSSPRIRCSGQPLLRRSANYQPNLWTNDYIQSLTSDHSMDEQNAARISNLEKEVVKLIHEEKELEDQLHLIDHLQQLGVAYHFKDDIKDALGSIHGSLEDTSKLLKDNLDATALLFRLLRENGFDVSEDMFSRFKDEKGHLKTCLQHQTKGMLSLYEASYLGKEGEFVLIEAMDFTTKHLKKLMEERSLEPRFREHVAHALELPLNWRMERIHTRWFIETYQREATMNPLLLELARLDFNLIQSMHKRELKEVSRWWTDLGLAQRLPFSRDRLMENYLWTVG; the protein is encoded by the exons ATGTCTCTCCACCTTCTCCCTATCGTTTGTGCCACATCCTTCCCTTGCAGCAGCCTCAGTACGTTCCGGCGGATCGCCTCCTTCCAACACCATGGCAATCATCGATGCTCCTCTCCACGCATCAGATGCAGCGGGCAACCTCTTTTACGGAGATCAGCCAATTACCAGCCAAACTTATGGACTAATGACTACATACAGTCACTCACAAGTGACCACTCG ATGGATGAGCAGAATGCTGCAAGGATAAGTAACTTGGAGAAGGAAGTTGTGAAACTGATACACGAGGAGAAGGAACTTGAGGACCAGCTTCACCTAATCGATCACCTGCAGCAGCTTGGTGTGGCATATCACTTTAAAGATGATATTAAGGATGCTTTAGGGAGCATTCATGGATCCCTGGAAGACACAAGCAAGCTGCTGAAGGACAATCTCGATGCAACAGCACTTCTCTTCAGGCTTCTCAGAGAAAATGGTTTCGATGTTTCTGAAG ATATGTTCAGCAGATTCAAAGATGAGAAGGGCCACCTCAAAACTTGCCTCCAGCATCAGACTAAAGGAATGCTGAGCTTATATGAAGCTTCCTACCTTGGAAAGGAGGGGGAGTTTGTACTGATCGAAGCCATGGACTTCACGACAAAGCACCTCAAGAAGCTCATGGAAGAGCGATCACTTGAGCCTCGTTTCAGGGAACATGTGGCCCACGCCTTGGAGCTTCCACTGAATTGGAGGATGGAAAGGATACACACCAGGTGGTTCATAGAAACATACCAAAGGGAAGCCACCATGAACCCTCTTCTACTTGAATTGGCTAGGCTGGACTTCAATCTGATCCAGAGCATGCATAAGAGAGAACTCAAAGAAGTGTCGAG ATGGTGGACCGATCTCGGTCTTGCACAGAGGTTGCCATTCTCCAGAGACAGGTTGATGGAAAACTACTTGTGGACAGTTGGTTAA